AATACAAATAGCTTACCGGTAAATCCAGCCGAAATAGGTAATCCGGTCAGTGAAATCAGTATAACAACAAAACAAACCGACACAATTGGGTATTTAAAACCCAATCCTTTATATTCGGTCACGTTTTCGGCACCGGTTTGGTTGGTATAGTAACTTGCCAGCAGCAACGCGGCTATGTTGGCAACCGCGTACACTGCAAGGTAATAGATCAGAGAGTTTAGCCCTTGTGGCGAGTAGGTAACAACTGCCATCAACGCAAAACCGGTATGCCCGATACTGGAGTAGGCCAACATACGCTTTACATTTTGTTGCGCTACGGCGGCAAAGTTACCGGCTATCATGGTGATGATGCCAATTACGGACAGCACCAGCCTGAAATCAAAATCGGGATGCGGTACTACCGATACAAAGGCGTTTACAAAGTTTATAAGCAAGGCGAAGGCGGCAATTTTGGGTACGCTTGAAAGGTAGGCGGTAACAGGCGTGGATGCTCCCTCATAAACATCGGGCACCCAAAAATGCACGGGCACAAATGATAGCTTGAAACCTATGCCGATCAACACCAGTGTTAAGGCCAGCCCGACACCAGCACTACCAGTAGCCGTAAGGTTGACCATGAATTTCGGATCCCAAATATCCAGCGAACCTGTTAAACCGTATAACAACGATATGCCATAAAGCAAGACCGCTGATGACGCCGCGCCAAATAACACGTATTTTAAACCTGCTTCGGCACTAAAGCCGTTTTCGGAACGGTAAGCAACCATGAGATAGGACGCGATGGACACCATCTCGATAGCCAGGTAAATGGACAACATGTTGGTAGCCATCGTCATTAAATGCAAACCTAAAACCGAACCTATAGTGATGGTATACAGATCGGACAATCCCTTTTTATGCGAGGAGAGTTTATTGTCCCACGGGAAATAAATCAGGAGCAGCACGGTAAGCAGATCAATAACTACTTTAAATGAAACAGCTTTGTCATACAGCAGAAGCATTCCGTTGAATAAAGATATCGCGCCCCTTGCCTCATCAGCCAGAGAATACTGCTCATAGTCCTTGAAAAAAACGATGATCAAACCTGCTATACCTATTGCCCGGCAATATTTTTCAGCTCCCTTACCAATAAACAGGTCGGCCAATAAAACCAGCACAAACAGTCCGCTCAAATACAGCTCGGGTACAAAAAAGTGCACATCGCTTAATATTTTGCTTAGCTGCTCGGGTATGGTAGGTAACAGGTCGTGCATGGGCTGATCTTATTTCTTTAAAAACTCCACCAAAGCCAATACACTACCGTTGGCTATGTCCAATACCAGCGACGGGAAAATGCCCAACGCCAATGCCATAACAGCTAAAGGCACAAGCGTTAAAGCTTCGCGCATATTGATATCTGTAAGTGCTGTGCGCCACACCTCGCCGCCCTTTAACAGGGTTTGGCCGAAGAACATGCGTTGCAGCGTCCATAAAAAATAGGCCGCGCTTAATAATATCCCGATTGAACCGCCAATGGCCATCCAGTAAGGTAATAATCCGTTGGTAGTTGACGATTTAAATGTTCCGGCCAGGGTAAAAGCTTCGGCCACAAAAGCTGAAAAACCGGGTAGACCCAATGAAGCAAAAAAGGCGATCATTACAAAAGCGGTATATTTTGGCATGATGCTCCCCAGGCCACGGAAGTTATATATATCCCTGTCATGCACTCGGTTGTAAACCACCCCTACCAGGTAAAACAGCATGGATGATAAAAAGCCGTGACTAATCATCTGCAACACCGCACCGCTTATGCCTTCGGCAGTTTGCGAGGCGATGCCCAACAGTACAAAACCCATGTGCGATACGGACGAGTAGGCTATCATGCGTTTCAGGTCGCGCTGGGCAAGGGCATTTAGTGCTCCATATAATATAGAAACGACACCGAGTAAGCCCAGCCAGAACGCACCGGATGCGGCAACTTCGGGGAATATACCTAAACAGATACGGATAATGCCGTAACCCCCGATCTTTAATAATACCCCCGCCAGTATGATCGATACGGGTGTTGGCGCTTCCACGTGGGCTACAGGCAGCCAGGTATGCAGCGGTACAACCGGCACTTTAATGGCAAAGGCTATGAATAACACCACAAAGCCCAGCACACGGGCAGGTACACCTAATATGGTTTGCTGCGCGGCGGTAGAGAATATTGAGTCGGCACTGTAGTTGGCCGGGTTCATCATTTGAATGATATTAAAGGTATGATTGCCTGTAGCCGGATCAGTTACTGACAGGTACAGACCTACCATCACCAGCAACATAAATACCGAACCAAATAGGGTATACAGGAAAAACTTTATAGCCGCGTACTCACGCCGAACGCCGCCCCACATGCCTATCAGGAAATACAATGGCAACAACATCAACTCATAGAACAGATAGAACAAAAAGAAATCTAACGCGCAGAATACACCTATTACGGCCATATCCAACAACAAAAATAAAGCGAAGAAGCCTTTTACGTTGCTGTTTATCTCCCATGAGGCAACGGTAGCGATCACCATGACCAGCGTGGTCATCACCAGTAACGGAAGCGAAATGCCATCTATACCTACAAAATAATCTATCTGCATAGCCCCGGCGGCGCCCAGGTCAAGGTGTATCCAGGGCAGCTTTTGTACAAACTGAAACTGATCTTCGTGGTTGATACCGCCAAAACCGGCACCTGTTTTAAAGTCGAGGTAAATCCATATACTCAGCGCGAACTGAATGAGTGTAGCAAGCAGGGTAATATATTTAAAGCTCGCCCGTAACGACGACGGCAGCAGCAATATAATTGCGCCGAACACTACGGGGATGAATATCAGTATTGTTAAAAGGTTCATCAGTTTCTCAGATGAGTAATTTAAAAATAAACACTAAAAGCACTACCGCCAGCATACTGTACAGGTAGTATTGCACTTTGCCACCCTGAAACAGGCGGGCCAGATTGCCAATACGCCTTACCAAAACAGTGATCAGGTAGATAACACCGTTTACAATGTAACGGTCGGTCCACTCGGCCAGCGAGGAGAGTAAGCCAACTATATTACGCAGCAGGTTTACCAATCCGTCAATAACCGTACGGTCAAACCAGTAAAGCAGGCGACTTAATGCCAGCACACCATTTACAATAACTTTATGGTAAAATGCATCAATATACCATTGGTTGTATGATAGCTTAAACAGCCATCCCGCTTGCGGGGCAACATAGTTACGTTTTACGTACAGCGCATATGCCAGGTAGATCACCATCACACTAAAAATATTAACTCCTATGGGGATGAGTGTGTGGTAAATGTTTTCGCGCGCCAGGTGATTTGACGGGATGAAGCCCTCGTACAGCCAAGCATGTTCATACAACCAGGGATGCAGCGAAAACAGCGGGAACAAGCTGCACAGCGCCAGCATAATTAGCGGCAATTTATAATTCCAGCCACCATCGCTTATATGCAGCTTAATACCGGGATGAACATCCAACAAACGGAATTTACCAAAAAACACCTTTACTATTAACCGGCTCACATAAAAGGCGGTTAACAAACTGGTTAATAATGCACCAACGGGCACCAGTTGATAATACCATGATTTACCCTCTGCCCATTCAAAGGCTTGTATCAGTATACCATCTTTGGATAAGTAGCCTGAGGTGAACAATAAACCAATTAATGCCAGGCTGCCCACAACGGCGGCAATAAACGTAAGCGGCAGTTT
This Mucilaginibacter defluvii DNA region includes the following protein-coding sequences:
- a CDS encoding NADH-quinone oxidoreductase subunit N is translated as MHDLLPTIPEQLSKILSDVHFFVPELYLSGLFVLVLLADLFIGKGAEKYCRAIGIAGLIIVFFKDYEQYSLADEARGAISLFNGMLLLYDKAVSFKVVIDLLTVLLLIYFPWDNKLSSHKKGLSDLYTITIGSVLGLHLMTMATNMLSIYLAIEMVSIASYLMVAYRSENGFSAEAGLKYVLFGAASSAVLLYGISLLYGLTGSLDIWDPKFMVNLTATGSAGVGLALTLVLIGIGFKLSFVPVHFWVPDVYEGASTPVTAYLSSVPKIAAFALLINFVNAFVSVVPHPDFDFRLVLSVIGIITMIAGNFAAVAQQNVKRMLAYSSIGHTGFALMAVVTYSPQGLNSLIYYLAVYAVANIAALLLASYYTNQTGAENVTEYKGLGFKYPIVSVCFVVILISLTGLPISAGFTGKLFVFSSVYAVYQQNHDVWLLALMITGAIITVVSLFYYIKIPLNLFLRKGSTSFEHDYSDKKIIALSVLLSVLLFLFGLFPDLLYKVL
- a CDS encoding NADH-quinone oxidoreductase subunit M: MNLLTILIFIPVVFGAIILLLPSSLRASFKYITLLATLIQFALSIWIYLDFKTGAGFGGINHEDQFQFVQKLPWIHLDLGAAGAMQIDYFVGIDGISLPLLVMTTLVMVIATVASWEINSNVKGFFALFLLLDMAVIGVFCALDFFLFYLFYELMLLPLYFLIGMWGGVRREYAAIKFFLYTLFGSVFMLLVMVGLYLSVTDPATGNHTFNIIQMMNPANYSADSIFSTAAQQTILGVPARVLGFVVLFIAFAIKVPVVPLHTWLPVAHVEAPTPVSIILAGVLLKIGGYGIIRICLGIFPEVAASGAFWLGLLGVVSILYGALNALAQRDLKRMIAYSSVSHMGFVLLGIASQTAEGISGAVLQMISHGFLSSMLFYLVGVVYNRVHDRDIYNFRGLGSIMPKYTAFVMIAFFASLGLPGFSAFVAEAFTLAGTFKSSTTNGLLPYWMAIGGSIGILLSAAYFLWTLQRMFFGQTLLKGGEVWRTALTDINMREALTLVPLAVMALALGIFPSLVLDIANGSVLALVEFLKK